One segment of Panicum virgatum strain AP13 chromosome 3K, P.virgatum_v5, whole genome shotgun sequence DNA contains the following:
- the LOC120699348 gene encoding G-type lectin S-receptor-like serine/threonine-protein kinase At2g19130 — translation METTISALGPGALLYMLVVLVLSLQGSHAEATDVITATQPLSGQQKLVSQGGKFALGFYQPSGGPQDKWYIAIWYNKVQKVTPVWIANRETAVSNPDSSVLTIWTDGNLVLLNKSRSIVWSSNTSTTAGASNATIVAVLLNTGNLVLAYASNTSNMIWQSFDHPTDTGLPGMKFRRNKLTGVSDRKVSWRDHTDPSPGIFSIVMDPNIEAQYLLIWNNSQPYFTPGKFNPQTGAFAGTPSMMVMSRPNSVYSFEYEDNDKEEYFVLMVKDDNILLRTVIDPSGQQKGMVWLEEKQDWMLYFVEPSDLCSVYSACGAFSWCAVDNVPMCSCLRGFSPHSPTEWSSGNYTGGCTRNVPLPCRLSGGGSPLMSSRDEKDRFYITNNVRLPDGSHAVQATRISDCEAACLHSCSCLAYSYNGTCSLWYNDLMNLQQDSDNKGENIFIRLPASEIRHTKSVRGRKIGLAIGVSALALGVCLIGVLCLLRRRRIKASHNLDMNLMAFRYRDLQLITKNFSDKLGGGSFGSVFKGVLQDGTAVAIKRLEGVRQGEKQFRAEMSTIAKIYHVNLIQLLGFCSEGEHRLLVYEYMPHGSLDGCLFKTGSDDVLLWNTRYQIAIGIAKGLAYLHDKCRDCIIHCDIKPENILLDTSFVPKVSDFGLAKLLGRDFSRVMTTMRGTIGYLAPEWISGTAITMKADVFSYGMMLFEIISHKRNIEHGGDRCTDKFFPILVAEKIHEGNVQALLDADLRRDVNLEELERACMVAGWCVQEDESSRPTMGAVVQMLEGLLKVTMPPIPRYLKVLAESSDQASTVLNKLAAV, via the coding sequence gTGGTGGACCCCAAGACAAATGGTACATTGCAATATGGTATAACAAGGTGCAAAAAGTGACTCCGGTGTGGATAGCCAACAGGGAGACAGCGGTCTCCAACCCAGATTCGTCAGTGTTAACTATCTGGACAGATGGTAACCTAGTTCTTCTCAACAAGTCCAGATCCATAGTCTGGTCCAGCAACACCTCAACCACTGCTGGAGCCTCCAATGCCACCATTGTTGCAGTGCTTCTAAATACCGGCAACCTAGTTCTAGCATATGCATCCAATACCTCAAATATGATATGGCAAAGCTTTGATCACCCCACCGACACCGGGCTTCCCGGCATGAAGTTTAGACGGAACAAGTTAACAGGTGTGAGCGACCGCAAAGTCTCATGGAGAGACCATACAGACCCATCTCCAGGAATCTTCTCAATCGTGATGGACCCAAACATAGAGGCACAATACTTGTTGATATGGAACAACTCTCAGCCGTATTTCACCCCTGGGAAGTTCAACCCCCAGACAGGCGCATTTGCTGGCACTCCGTCGATGATGGTGATGTCGCGGCCAAACTCGGTATACTCATTCGAATATGAGGACAACGACAAGGAGGAGTACTTCGTGCTCATGGTCAAGGATGACAACATCTTACTCCGTACCGTGATTGACCCATCCGGTCAACAAAAGGGGATGGTATGGCTGGAGGAGAAGCAAGATTGGATGTTATACTTTGTGGAGCCTAGTGATCTGTGCTCTGTCTACTCCGCTTGCGGGGCTTTCAGCTGGTGCGCCGTGGACAATGTCCCTATGTGCAGCTGCCTTAGGGGCTTCAGCCCGCATAGTCCAACCGAGTGGAGCTCAGGAAACTACACTGGAGGCTGCACCAGGAATGTTCCGTTGCCATGCCGCTTGAGTGGTGGAGGCTCACCATTGATGAGTAGTAGAGATGAGAAGGATAGATTCTACATTACCAACAATGTAAGGTTGCCTGATGGGTCACATGCCGTGCAAGCTACAAGAATAAGTGACTGTGAGGCAGCCTGCCTTCACAGCTGTTCTTGCTTGGCCTACTCTTACAATGGCACCTGCTCTCTTTGGTACAATGATTTGATGAACCTGCAACAAGATTCTGACAACAAAGGAGAAAATATCTTTATCCGGCTTCCTGCTTCTGAGATCCGGCACACCAAATCTGTTAGAGGGCGAAAAATTGGTTTAGCCATAGGAGTCTCTGCACTCGCATTGGGTGTATGCCTTATTGGTGTTTTGTGTCTTCTTAGAAGGAGAAGGATCAAGGCTTCACATAACCTCGACATGAACTTGATGGCTTTCAGGTACAGGGACCTGCAACTAATAACCAAGAACTTTTCTGATAAGCTAGGAGGAGGTTCTTTCGGCTCTGTGTTCAAAGGAGTCCTTCAGGATGGCACTGCTGTGGCAATCAAGAGGCTCGAAGGTGTTCGTCAAGGCGAGAAGCAGTTCCGGGCAGAGATGAGCACAATTGCAAAAATTTATCATGTAAACCTGATTCAGTTGCTTGGGTTTTGCTCGGAGGGAGAGCATCGGCTGCTCGTCTACGAGTACATGCCACATGGTTCACTGGATGGGTGCCTGTTCAAGACTGGCTCTGATGATGTACTGCTTTGGAACACAAGATACCAAATAGCCATTGGCATTGCCAAAGGGTTAGCTTACCTGCACGACAAATGCAGGGATTGCATCATCCATTGCGATATCAAGCCAGAGAATATATTGTTGGACACATCCTTTGTTCCTAAAGTGTCAGATTTCGGACTGGCAAAGCTGCTAGGTCGGGATTTCAGCAGGGTCATGACAACGATGCGAGGAACCATCGGGTATCTGGCACCTGAATGGATAAGCGGCACGGCCATCACCATGAAAGCTGATGTGTTCAGCTACGGGATGATGCTCTTTGAGATCATCTCACACAAAAGAAACATAGAGCATGGTGGGGACCGATGCACGGACAAGTTCTTCCCAATATTAGTTGCAGAGAAAATTCATGAAGGAAATGTGCAGGCGTTGTTGGATGCTGACCTGAGAAGAGACGTCAACTTGGAGGAGCTCGAGAGGGCTTGCATGGTTGCCGGTTGGTGTGTCCAGGAAGACGAGTCCTCTAGGCCGACCATGGGAGCAGTTGTACAGATGTTGGAAGGCCTCCTGAAGGTTACTATGCCACCAATTCCACGATATCTTAAGGTTCTTGCTGAATCTTCGGACCAAGCATCTACTGTCTTGAACAAGCTGGCTGCTGTGTAG